A single window of Anomaloglossus baeobatrachus isolate aAnoBae1 chromosome 9, aAnoBae1.hap1, whole genome shotgun sequence DNA harbors:
- the LOC142251621 gene encoding U3 small nucleolar ribonucleoprotein IMP4-like has protein sequence MRHDIPDLGTMSEAYPHLVFHNFTSRLGQRVSNIMKYLFPVPKDDSRRVITFANQEDYISFRHHVYKKTDHRNIELSEVGPRFEMK, from the exons ATGAGGCACGATATTCCGGACCTGGGCACGATGTCGGAGGCGTACCCACACCTCGTCTTCCACAACTTCACCTCGCGGCTTGGACAGCGG gtgtCCAATATCATGAAGTATTTATTCCCTGTGCCCAAGGATGACAGCAGGCGAGTGATAACTTTTGCAAATCAAGAGGACTACATTTCCTTCCG GCACCACGTCTACAAGAAGACCGATCACCGCAATATTGAGTTGTCTGAGGTTGGGCCTCGGTTTGAGATGAAAT ga